The DNA window GGGGTGACGCTGGGAGCGGGTGCGGGGTGATTCGTGCTGCGTGGTGAGGCGAGCCGCTGCGTTCCACATACGGCTTGCCTCGCCGACTCGTCGTCTACAGGCCGTACAGCCGTCGGCCGTTCTCGAAGTGAATCTTGGCCCGGATCTCCTCCGACAGGATCGTCGGGAGGGCGAAATCCGGATCGTCCGAGTCCCAGTGCGGGTAGTCGCTGGCGAACAGGACGTTGTTCACCATCGGCCCGAAGTGCTCCATCAGCTCGACGAACTGCTGGGGCTTGTGCGGCTCCTCGACGGGCTGCGTCGTCAGATAGAGGTGGTCCGGGAAGTACTCGGACGGCTTCCGCTTGATGTGGGGAACCTCGCTCTTGAGCAGCGACCAGGCCGAGTCCATCCGCCACATCAGCGAGGGCACCCAGCCGAAGCCGTTCTCGACGGACACAAACTTGAGCGTCGGGAAGGCGTCGAACACGCCTTCGAGGATCAGGCTGGCGACCTGTGCCTGGGCCGCCTGGGCCGGGCTGACGTGATCCTCCAGGTAGAAGGAGCCCCAGCCTGCTCCGGTGATCGGGTTGCCGTACGAGCCGAAGGCGTGCGACATGAGGTGCAGCCCGTGCTTCGCCGCCGCCTCGTAGATCGGCCAGTACTTGCGGCGGCCCATTGGCTCCTGGGTGCGGCCCATGAACTGGACCTGCACGAACCGCTTGTCATGGGCGACGCGCTCGATCTCGGCCACGGCCGCCACCGGGTTCTCGATCGAGATGGCGATGGACGCCCGCAGGCGCGGCTCGGGGTTGAGCCACTCGTTGATCTGCCAGTCGTTGACGGCCGTGGCGAGCGCGGCATCCAGCTCGAAGTTGAGCTGGCGGCCAGCCGGCGTCAGCGGGATGGTGATCGCATGGGCGACGTTGTACGGGTCGAGGTAGTCCTTGGCGGACCAGCCGACCTCGGAGCCGGAGACGCGGCCCGACGGCGGCCGGGCGTCCTCGCGGTGATCCATGAAGCGCGGGTAGGTGCCGCCAGCCGGCCCGCGCAGGCCATGGGTCTCGATGTGGGTCTGCCACCCCTTCGAGAGATACGGGTACAGATCCTTGATCGAGTTCATCTCGTTGTGGAAGTCGCC is part of the Chloroflexota bacterium genome and encodes:
- a CDS encoding amidohydrolase, which gives rise to MVQTLPRSENRSKTRPALIDGDFHNEMNSIKDLYPYLSKGWQTHIETHGLRGPAGGTYPRFMDHREDARPPSGRVSGSEVGWSAKDYLDPYNVAHAITIPLTPAGRQLNFELDAALATAVNDWQINEWLNPEPRLRASIAISIENPVAAVAEIERVAHDKRFVQVQFMGRTQEPMGRRKYWPIYEAAAKHGLHLMSHAFGSYGNPITGAGWGSFYLEDHVSPAQAAQAQVASLILEGVFDAFPTLKFVSVENGFGWVPSLMWRMDSAWSLLKSEVPHIKRKPSEYFPDHLYLTTQPVEEPHKPQQFVELMEHFGPMVNNVLFASDYPHWDSDDPDFALPTILSEEIRAKIHFENGRRLYGL